One segment of Nostoc piscinale CENA21 DNA contains the following:
- a CDS encoding carbohydrate ABC transporter permease: MSKDFRFPWVKILLYGVLTLYAVITIVPFLWALSASFKPLSEIVNGGSNFIPKNFTLDNYKQIFLQEPLFWRWLFNSVLIAVSVTLLNLIFNSMAGYALARLRFVGKNFWFFLILAVLAVPAQITLIPTFLILKAIGWLNSYQGMIVPGMVNATFIFMMRQFFVNFPRELEEAAQLDGLNTWGIFRYIVLPLAKPALAAQAVFVFMGSWNNFLLPVVILFDPEMFTLPLGLNTFKGLYISYWNYIMAASMVFTLPALGIYAFFNRYFIQSATFTGGKG, encoded by the coding sequence ATGTCTAAAGATTTTCGCTTTCCTTGGGTCAAAATACTGTTATACGGGGTGCTGACGCTTTATGCAGTTATTACTATAGTCCCCTTTTTGTGGGCATTGTCGGCATCATTTAAGCCGCTATCAGAAATAGTCAACGGTGGCAGTAACTTCATCCCGAAAAACTTTACTTTAGATAATTACAAGCAAATATTTTTACAAGAACCTTTATTTTGGCGTTGGTTGTTCAACAGTGTATTGATTGCTGTCAGCGTCACACTATTAAACCTAATATTTAACTCAATGGCTGGTTATGCCTTAGCTAGACTGCGCTTTGTTGGGAAAAACTTCTGGTTCTTCTTGATTTTGGCAGTGTTGGCAGTACCAGCACAAATTACCTTGATTCCCACTTTTTTGATATTAAAGGCGATTGGTTGGTTAAATTCTTATCAAGGCATGATTGTACCGGGAATGGTTAACGCCACTTTTATCTTTATGATGCGGCAATTTTTTGTTAACTTTCCCAGGGAACTAGAAGAAGCCGCGCAATTAGATGGCTTAAATACCTGGGGAATTTTTAGATATATTGTCTTACCTTTAGCTAAACCAGCACTAGCAGCCCAAGCCGTTTTTGTCTTTATGGGTAGTTGGAATAATTTCTTGCTACCTGTAGTTATCTTATTTGACCCCGAAATGTTTACCTTACCTTTAGGCTTAAACACATTTAAAGGTTTATACATTAGCTACTGGAACTACATCATGGCAGCTTCGATGGTCTTTACCCTGCCAGCGTTAGGTATATATGCTTTCTTCAACCGTTATTTTATTCAAAGCGCCACCTTTACAGGCGGGAAAGGATAA
- the psbV gene encoding photosystem II cytochrome c-550, whose amino-acid sequence MFRRLIGVVVVTVLLTFQLMVGAASAVELDAATRTVTLNDKGDTVVLSLKQVKEGKRLFQYACAQCHVGGVTKTNQNVGLEPEALALATPNRNNIEGLVDYMKNPTTYDGEEEISELHPSLKSADIFTEMRNLTEDDLVAIAGHILLQPKVVGTKWGGGKIYY is encoded by the coding sequence ATGTTTAGAAGATTAATTGGCGTTGTTGTGGTTACTGTTTTACTGACATTTCAGTTGATGGTCGGTGCTGCTTCAGCTGTGGAACTAGACGCAGCTACCAGAACAGTCACATTAAATGACAAAGGTGATACTGTTGTTCTCAGCCTCAAACAAGTTAAAGAAGGCAAACGTTTATTTCAATACGCTTGCGCTCAATGTCACGTTGGTGGTGTTACCAAAACCAACCAAAACGTAGGACTGGAACCAGAAGCATTAGCATTGGCGACACCAAACCGCAACAACATTGAAGGTTTGGTAGATTACATGAAAAATCCCACCACTTATGACGGGGAAGAGGAAATCTCTGAATTACACCCCAGCCTTAAGAGTGCAGATATTTTCACAGAAATGCGAAATCTGACCGAAGATGATTTGGTAGCTATAGCTGGTCACATCCTCCTACAACCTAAAGTCGTAGGTACCAAGTGGGGCGGTGGCAAAATCTATTACTAA
- the petE gene encoding plastocyanin → MKLIAASLRRLSLAVLTMILVVSSFAIFAPSASAETYQIKLGSDKGMLAFEPSKVTVKPGDTIEWVNNKVPPHNVVFDAALNPAKSADLAKSLSHKSLLMSPGQTQTTTIPADAPTGDYTFYCEPHRGAGMVGHIIVQ, encoded by the coding sequence ATGAAATTAATTGCGGCAAGCCTGCGACGCTTGAGCCTAGCTGTATTGACAATGATTTTAGTTGTAAGCAGCTTTGCTATTTTTGCACCTTCAGCATCTGCTGAAACCTACCAAATCAAGTTGGGTAGCGATAAAGGAATGCTGGCATTTGAACCCAGCAAGGTAACAGTGAAGCCCGGCGATACAATTGAGTGGGTAAATAACAAAGTTCCTCCCCATAACGTTGTCTTTGATGCGGCTCTCAACCCTGCTAAGAGTGCAGACTTAGCTAAATCTCTGTCTCACAAAAGCTTGTTAATGAGTCCTGGTCAAACACAAACAACCACCATCCCTGCTGATGCACCTACAGGTGATTACACCTTTTATTGTGAACCCCATCGTGGTGCTGGTATGGTTGGTCACATCATTGTTCAATAG
- the petJ gene encoding cytochrome c6 PetJ — protein MRRLLLILFLAIALFQLTFTYPALAAETSNGAKIFSANCASCHIGGGNILVAEKTLNKEALSKYLADYNTDSLQAIIHQVQNGKNAMPPFKNKLTPEEILDVAAYVFQKAEQGW, from the coding sequence TTGAGAAGATTGTTGTTAATTTTATTTCTAGCGATCGCGCTCTTCCAATTAACATTTACTTATCCAGCACTAGCCGCCGAAACATCCAACGGTGCAAAAATCTTTAGCGCCAATTGCGCTTCTTGTCACATAGGTGGCGGTAACATTCTCGTTGCCGAAAAAACCTTAAACAAAGAAGCATTATCAAAATACTTGGCAGACTATAACACCGACTCCCTTCAAGCAATTATTCATCAAGTCCAAAATGGCAAAAATGCCATGCCCCCCTTCAAAAACAAATTAACCCCTGAAGAAATTTTGGATGTCGCCGCTTACGTTTTTCAAAAAGCCGAACAAGGATGGTAG
- a CDS encoding peptidase domain-containing ABC transporter, protein MASRENSKANSEITDGLTNLDHESLEINAIAEIPWQQGPLCWLSSEQQARLRHQLVIHRYQLGEKIWSTQKRGYQYYIVSGKVRLRQEQDSKAIAALQTGDWFGDLYKIAIDCKAVAASKEVIVACWDSSLWTEFSTPEIEQFFSGSLTETAPSNSQPQPSLEPQLPLPATTVSPETQPPTLQELLNRTPDNSNYPFIGHSNTAAACLTMVAQHLDNPVQLEWVQRQLRGQSTKHIVEAGEKLGLVLRRLQVSWEELPKLSFPALILWQSENQPQPSWVVVYAIKGSRLIVANPLNPGQICETLPQSMVEAVWDGQLWQVELINKHEKFNLSWFIPAVWKYKGLLGEVLLASLTLQLFGLGTPLITQVIIDKVMVQESLPTLDVMAIALLLIACFEAVLGTLRLFIFTHTARRLDLSLSAQLFRHLMRLPLAYFESRRVGDTVARVQELEQIRQFLTGTALTVILDSIFAVVYLALMFYYNIPLTFVALAVLPLFATLTIFATPILRNWLNETFNRSADSQSFLVETITGIHSVKAHAAEPVARERWEGLFARFIRTGFKASTTSNISSNIGDFLTNFSTLLILWVGAKLVIDQKLTIGQLVAFQMLSGRVTQPLLRLVQLWQNLQQVLLSVDRIGDILNTAPEAEPGTGLVLPALKGQVNFEQVFFRYQAHTEPVLRGITFDVQPGQFIGIVGRSGSGKSTLSKLLQRLYQIESGRILIDGFDIKSADLASLRQQIGVVLQEDFLFNGSILENITLGNPNITAEQVVEAARLAVAHDFISQLPFGYETNVGERGTALSGGQRQRIALARLFLSDAPILILDEATSALDSETEQQVLQNLQKVSANRTVFLIAHRFAPLKRADLIVVMEKGVIAERGTHTQLLQQKGLYWSLYQRQQANV, encoded by the coding sequence ATGGCTAGCAGAGAAAATTCAAAAGCTAACAGTGAAATTACAGATGGGTTAACAAATCTGGATCATGAATCTTTAGAAATCAACGCTATAGCAGAAATACCTTGGCAGCAAGGGCCTTTATGTTGGCTAAGTAGCGAACAACAAGCCAGATTGCGTCATCAATTAGTTATTCATCGTTACCAATTGGGAGAGAAAATCTGGTCAACACAAAAACGTGGCTACCAATACTACATAGTCTCAGGCAAAGTCAGGCTCAGACAAGAACAAGATAGCAAAGCGATCGCTGCTTTACAAACCGGAGATTGGTTCGGCGACCTCTACAAAATTGCCATAGACTGTAAAGCTGTAGCCGCTAGTAAAGAAGTCATCGTAGCTTGTTGGGACAGTTCCCTGTGGACAGAATTTAGCACTCCCGAAATTGAACAATTCTTCTCTGGTTCCCTAACCGAAACTGCACCCAGCAATTCTCAACCCCAGCCCAGTCTCGAACCACAACTGCCCCTACCAGCCACAACTGTTAGTCCCGAAACTCAGCCACCAACTCTCCAAGAATTACTCAACCGCACTCCAGATAATTCCAATTACCCCTTTATTGGCCACAGTAATACCGCAGCCGCTTGTCTGACAATGGTGGCGCAACACCTAGACAACCCCGTGCAACTGGAATGGGTACAGCGCCAACTACGCGGACAAAGCACCAAACACATCGTTGAAGCTGGCGAAAAACTTGGACTAGTATTGCGGCGACTCCAAGTCAGTTGGGAAGAACTACCCAAACTTTCCTTTCCGGCTTTGATTTTATGGCAAAGCGAAAATCAACCCCAACCCAGTTGGGTAGTGGTTTATGCCATCAAAGGTTCCCGCCTAATTGTGGCGAATCCCCTCAATCCAGGGCAAATCTGTGAAACTCTGCCCCAATCAATGGTCGAAGCTGTTTGGGATGGGCAACTCTGGCAAGTAGAACTAATTAATAAACATGAAAAGTTCAACCTCAGTTGGTTTATTCCGGCTGTCTGGAAATACAAGGGATTATTAGGGGAAGTTTTACTGGCATCCTTAACATTACAACTGTTTGGGTTAGGTACACCCCTAATTACTCAAGTCATCATCGATAAGGTAATGGTGCAAGAAAGCTTGCCCACCCTGGATGTAATGGCTATAGCTTTATTGTTAATTGCTTGCTTTGAGGCAGTGCTGGGTACTTTACGTCTCTTCATCTTTACCCATACAGCTAGGCGCTTGGATTTAAGCTTGTCGGCACAGCTATTTCGCCATCTGATGCGCTTGCCTTTAGCTTATTTTGAATCTCGGCGGGTGGGTGATACAGTTGCCCGTGTTCAAGAACTCGAACAAATCCGGCAATTTCTCACGGGTACAGCTTTAACAGTAATTCTTGACAGCATCTTTGCCGTTGTTTATTTGGCATTGATGTTTTACTACAACATCCCTTTAACTTTTGTCGCTTTGGCAGTGTTGCCATTGTTTGCCACTTTAACCATTTTTGCCACACCAATTTTACGCAACTGGCTGAACGAAACCTTTAACCGTAGTGCAGACAGTCAATCGTTTTTGGTAGAGACAATTACAGGCATTCATTCTGTGAAAGCCCATGCGGCTGAACCAGTGGCGCGGGAACGTTGGGAAGGGTTATTTGCCCGATTTATCCGCACTGGGTTTAAAGCTTCAACAACATCTAATATCAGTAGTAATATTGGTGACTTCCTCACGAATTTTTCTACTTTACTGATTCTCTGGGTGGGCGCAAAGTTGGTAATTGACCAAAAACTCACTATTGGTCAGTTGGTAGCTTTTCAAATGTTATCTGGTCGGGTAACGCAACCACTATTACGTTTGGTACAACTGTGGCAAAATCTCCAACAAGTATTACTTTCAGTCGATAGAATTGGTGATATTCTCAACACTGCCCCAGAAGCAGAACCAGGCACAGGATTAGTTTTACCAGCATTAAAAGGGCAAGTCAATTTTGAACAGGTATTTTTCCGTTACCAAGCCCATACTGAACCAGTTTTACGCGGCATTACTTTTGATGTCCAGCCGGGACAGTTTATTGGCATAGTCGGACGTAGTGGTTCGGGTAAAAGTACGCTGTCAAAGTTGTTGCAACGCTTATATCAAATTGAGTCAGGACGCATTTTAATTGATGGCTTTGATATTAAGAGTGCTGATTTAGCATCACTGCGGCAACAAATTGGCGTAGTTTTGCAAGAAGACTTTTTGTTTAATGGTTCAATTTTAGAAAATATTACCTTGGGCAATCCCAATATTACGGCGGAACAGGTAGTAGAAGCCGCGAGATTAGCTGTCGCCCATGATTTTATCAGTCAATTGCCATTCGGTTATGAAACGAATGTGGGAGAACGAGGTACAGCTTTGTCTGGTGGACAGCGCCAACGTATTGCTTTAGCACGCTTGTTTTTATCCGACGCTCCGATTTTAATTTTGGATGAGGCAACAAGTGCTTTAGATAGCGAAACTGAACAACAGGTACTCCAAAACCTCCAAAAAGTTTCGGCAAATCGCACAGTGTTTTTGATTGCTCACCGCTTTGCTCCGCTCAAACGGGCTGATTTAATTGTGGTGATGGAGAAAGGCGTAATTGCGGAACGGGGTACTCACACTCAACTTTTACAGCAGAAGGGTTTGTATTGGTCTCTTTATCAGCGTCAACAGGCTAATGTGTAG
- a CDS encoding peptidylprolyl isomerase gives MESLSFLSINDHPLPITQAVKYLQASGKLSQFIGDILRQYVIEQEIQTRDDLDINPALTEQAVIDFRLKNQLTQPQTFQEWLQTNGTDYETFHRSITLGFKLEKLKTLVTQPHIPEYFIERKIYLDRVVISRIIVDSQELCEELRTQIEEGASFEQLAREYSLTDDRIMNGMMGAISRGTMPDKLRAAIDVASSGQLVGPIELEGRYGLFRVEQFLPASLEDTQLQQALQNELFEKWLAEKIQKLTVKLQMG, from the coding sequence ATGGAATCTTTATCATTTCTGTCAATAAATGATCATCCACTCCCAATCACACAGGCAGTAAAATATCTCCAAGCTTCCGGCAAATTATCCCAGTTTATTGGCGATATTCTCCGGCAGTACGTGATTGAGCAAGAAATCCAAACTAGAGATGATTTAGATATCAATCCAGCTTTAACCGAACAAGCAGTTATTGACTTTCGTTTAAAAAATCAACTCACCCAACCCCAAACTTTTCAAGAATGGTTACAAACAAATGGTACAGATTATGAAACATTTCATAGATCAATTACATTAGGTTTTAAATTAGAAAAACTCAAAACATTAGTTACACAACCTCACATTCCTGAATATTTTATTGAAAGAAAAATTTATTTAGATCGTGTCGTCATTTCTCGCATTATTGTTGATAGCCAAGAACTTTGCGAAGAACTCAGAACCCAAATCGAAGAAGGAGCCAGCTTTGAACAATTAGCCAGAGAATATTCCCTAACAGACGATCGCATAATGAACGGCATGATGGGAGCAATCAGCCGTGGCACCATGCCAGATAAATTGCGGGCAGCGATTGATGTTGCTAGTTCTGGACAATTGGTGGGGCCGATAGAACTAGAAGGACGTTATGGTTTGTTTCGAGTCGAACAATTTCTGCCAGCGTCTTTAGAAGATACTCAACTCCAACAAGCATTACAAAATGAGTTATTTGAAAAATGGCTAGCAGAGAAAATTCAAAAGCTAACAGTGAAATTACAGATGGGTTAA
- a CDS encoding TIGR00297 family protein, producing the protein MLPLLDSANPWLVGVGLNAVLLGLVAIAPKKLLTPAGIFHAGILGVIVWGTLGWQGYLVVGFYFLVGSGVTRIGMAQKEAQGIAEKRSGARGPENVWGSALTAALCALGVGVINSGWLISDTQSLVPNPVSLLLLGYVASFSTKLSDTSASEVGKAYGKRTFLITTLQPVPRGTEGAVSLEGTLAGVVASIAIALVGWGVGLIDLLGVVWCIFAAFIATNLESVIGATLQSKYTWLTNELVNILNTLMGAIAAIIFAWLWKIAIG; encoded by the coding sequence ATGTTACCTTTACTTGACTCTGCGAATCCCTGGTTAGTGGGAGTAGGATTAAACGCCGTTTTATTGGGTTTAGTTGCGATCGCTCCTAAAAAGCTGCTGACCCCAGCAGGTATATTTCATGCTGGGATACTAGGTGTCATCGTTTGGGGAACTTTGGGTTGGCAGGGATATCTAGTAGTGGGATTTTATTTCCTGGTGGGTTCAGGCGTGACGCGCATCGGAATGGCACAGAAAGAAGCCCAAGGTATAGCCGAAAAGCGTTCTGGTGCCAGAGGCCCGGAAAACGTCTGGGGTTCAGCCTTAACTGCGGCGTTATGTGCTTTGGGTGTAGGGGTAATAAATTCAGGATGGTTGATATCTGATACCCAATCTTTAGTTCCCAATCCTGTGTCTCTGCTGTTGTTGGGCTACGTAGCGAGTTTTAGCACTAAGCTATCTGACACATCCGCCAGCGAAGTTGGGAAAGCTTATGGTAAAAGGACTTTTTTGATTACCACACTCCAACCTGTCCCCCGTGGTACAGAAGGCGCAGTGAGTTTAGAAGGAACCTTAGCTGGTGTAGTGGCATCGATCGCGATCGCCTTGGTAGGCTGGGGAGTAGGATTGATAGACTTATTAGGGGTTGTTTGGTGCATTTTTGCAGCGTTCATTGCCACCAATTTAGAAAGTGTCATTGGAGCCACACTGCAATCTAAATATACTTGGCTAACAAATGAACTGGTCAATATTTTAAATACATTAATGGGTGCGATCGCCGCCATAATTTTTGCTTGGTTGTGGAAAATTGCGATCGGCTAG
- a CDS encoding VOC family protein, with product MNKPIFHLAFPVSDIQQTKAYYVDGLGCIPGRENPHALILNLYGHQLVAHTTKEPLTRQRTIYPRHFGLIFTKEGDWESLLETAQKHQLLFREEAKDRFVGSPLEHRTFFLEDPFYNLLEFKYYRYPEAIFGSYEEYTQIGDRA from the coding sequence ATGAATAAACCTATATTTCATTTGGCTTTTCCTGTGAGTGATATCCAACAGACAAAAGCCTATTATGTCGATGGTTTGGGCTGTATTCCAGGACGGGAAAACCCCCATGCTTTGATTCTCAATCTTTATGGTCATCAACTGGTAGCGCACACTACCAAAGAACCTCTTACAAGGCAACGGACGATATATCCTAGACACTTTGGGTTAATCTTTACTAAAGAAGGTGACTGGGAAAGTTTGTTAGAAACAGCACAAAAGCACCAACTGTTATTTCGAGAAGAAGCTAAAGATCGCTTTGTGGGTTCACCTTTAGAACATCGGACTTTCTTTTTAGAAGATCCTTTTTATAATTTGTTGGAGTTTAAATATTATCGCTACCCAGAGGCGATTTTTGGGAGTTATGAGGAGTATACCCAAATTGGCGATCGCGCTTAA
- a CDS encoding esterase/lipase family protein, with protein MNTNQKYNPVLLIHGIGDTEAVFRKMRNYLQDKGWSVYAVNLVPNNGVVGLDVLAQQVADYIAATFEPEQALDIIGFSMGGIVSRYYVQRLGGIERVQRLITISSPHNGTYVAYGSWRPGCEQMRTHSNFLKDLNSDAVILKQLNFTSIWTPYDLMIVPANSSQMPIGTEVIIPVASHPWMLTDSRSLAAVATALAEPIRNYSQKLSVETGFRGERV; from the coding sequence ATGAACACCAATCAAAAGTACAACCCCGTCTTATTAATACACGGGATTGGAGATACAGAAGCAGTATTCCGCAAAATGAGAAATTACTTACAAGACAAAGGTTGGTCTGTATATGCTGTGAATTTAGTACCTAATAATGGCGTAGTTGGTCTTGATGTGTTGGCGCAGCAAGTAGCTGATTATATTGCCGCAACCTTTGAGCCAGAGCAAGCACTGGATATAATAGGTTTCAGCATGGGCGGCATTGTCAGTCGTTATTATGTCCAACGACTGGGAGGTATTGAGCGTGTGCAACGGTTGATTACCATTTCATCACCTCATAATGGAACTTATGTTGCTTATGGTTCTTGGCGGCCTGGTTGTGAACAAATGCGTACTCACAGTAACTTCCTCAAGGATTTAAATTCGGATGCTGTGATTTTGAAGCAGTTGAACTTTACATCAATTTGGACACCTTATGATTTGATGATTGTCCCAGCCAACAGTTCCCAAATGCCCATAGGTACAGAGGTAATTATCCCAGTAGCATCGCATCCTTGGATGTTAACCGATTCTAGGAGTTTAGCCGCAGTCGCCACAGCCTTAGCGGAACCCATTAGGAATTACTCGCAGAAATTGTCGGTTGAGACTGGGTTTAGGGGTGAAAGGGTATAG
- a CDS encoding 16S rRNA (uracil(1498)-N(3))-methyltransferase, which produces MAQLQRIAIAPAQFQQDQILLTPQQLHYLGRVLRLREGDRFIAMDGMGKWWLTQLTGKQAQVLETLSVTTELPITITLMIALPKGSGFDEVVRCCTEIGVTCIAPVISDRTLLHPSPQKLERWRRIAAEAAEQSERAFVPTILEPVAFREALSTVNGHKYICEARGNYPHLLNCLPNKGQMTNDSELIIATGPEGGWTETEIANAIASGFQAVSLGRRVLRAITAPIVALSLVTAACEV; this is translated from the coding sequence ATGGCTCAACTACAACGAATCGCGATCGCACCTGCTCAATTTCAACAAGACCAAATTTTACTGACACCCCAACAACTACATTATCTGGGGCGAGTCTTGCGTTTGCGTGAGGGCGATCGCTTTATTGCAATGGACGGAATGGGTAAATGGTGGTTAACCCAGCTAACAGGAAAACAAGCTCAGGTTTTAGAAACTCTTTCCGTAACTACAGAATTGCCCATAACAATTACACTAATGATTGCGTTGCCCAAAGGCAGTGGCTTTGATGAAGTTGTGCGTTGCTGTACGGAAATTGGTGTAACTTGTATTGCCCCGGTAATTAGCGATCGCACTCTTCTTCATCCGAGTCCGCAAAAACTCGAACGTTGGCGGCGGATTGCAGCTGAAGCGGCTGAACAATCGGAACGCGCTTTTGTCCCCACAATTTTAGAACCAGTTGCTTTTAGGGAGGCTTTGTCAACAGTCAATGGTCATAAGTATATCTGTGAAGCGCGGGGTAACTATCCCCACCTCCTCAACTGCTTACCAAACAAAGGACAAATGACAAACGACAGCGAACTAATTATTGCTACAGGCCCCGAAGGTGGATGGACAGAAACAGAAATTGCAAATGCGATCGCTTCTGGCTTTCAAGCTGTATCCCTCGGTCGTCGAGTTCTCCGCGCTATCACTGCACCCATCGTTGCTTTATCCTTAGTTACCGCAGCCTGTGAAGTATAA
- a CDS encoding cytochrome P450, whose protein sequence is MSKDVFELSAPPVNSIVGHLLELGQDPLGFLSRCRDYGDIVPLQLGLTPACLVTNPDYIEEVLKNRQDFIKSRGLRSLKTLLGEGLLTAEGESWLWQRRLAQPVFHQKRINGYSQIMVEYANQMLQTWRDGETRDIHADMMQLTLEIVMKCIFSAEVDAGEAKVVANALDIAMHWFESKRKQNFLVWEWFPRPENINYRRAITQMNEAIDKLIQERRHSQEKTHDLLTMLMEAKDEQTGQQMDDKLLRDEVATLMLAGHETTANTLSWTWMLLAQNPEVRQKLQSELDQVLQGKLPTLENLGKLVYTQQVIKESMRLYPPVSLMGREAAVDTQIGDYEIPQGTSIMISQWVMHRHPKYFENAEAFQPERWTEELEKQLPKGVYIPFGDGPRICIGKGFAQMEAALLLATIAQSFQIDLVPGYPIVPQPSITLRPENGLKVEIKQIKLKAASGAGIV, encoded by the coding sequence ATGTCTAAAGATGTATTTGAGTTATCAGCACCACCAGTTAATTCTATTGTTGGTCATTTACTAGAACTGGGACAAGACCCATTAGGGTTTCTCAGTCGCTGTCGTGATTATGGTGATATTGTTCCTTTGCAGTTGGGGTTAACACCTGCGTGTTTAGTAACTAATCCTGACTACATCGAAGAAGTTCTCAAAAATCGTCAAGATTTTATTAAAAGTCGAGGTTTACGTAGTTTAAAAACTCTTTTAGGAGAAGGTTTATTAACAGCAGAAGGAGAATCTTGGTTGTGGCAACGTCGTCTCGCTCAACCAGTATTTCACCAAAAACGAATTAATGGATATAGCCAAATTATGGTGGAGTATGCCAACCAAATGTTACAAACCTGGCGTGATGGCGAAACTCGTGATATTCATGCAGATATGATGCAGTTGACGTTAGAAATTGTCATGAAGTGCATATTTAGTGCTGAGGTGGATGCAGGTGAAGCCAAGGTTGTAGCTAATGCACTTGATATTGCAATGCACTGGTTTGAGAGTAAGCGGAAGCAGAATTTTCTGGTGTGGGAGTGGTTTCCCAGACCAGAAAACATCAATTATCGTCGTGCTATTACCCAGATGAACGAAGCGATTGACAAACTGATTCAAGAGCGTCGCCATAGCCAAGAAAAAACTCATGATTTGTTGACGATGTTAATGGAAGCAAAAGATGAACAAACAGGTCAACAAATGGATGATAAATTACTGCGGGATGAAGTCGCTACGTTAATGTTGGCAGGTCACGAAACTACAGCCAATACTTTATCTTGGACATGGATGCTTTTGGCACAAAATCCTGAAGTCCGGCAAAAATTACAGTCAGAACTTGATCAAGTATTGCAAGGAAAGTTACCAACATTAGAAAATTTAGGCAAGTTAGTTTATACCCAGCAAGTCATCAAAGAATCAATGCGGTTATATCCTCCCGTATCTTTGATGGGACGAGAAGCCGCAGTAGATACACAAATTGGCGATTACGAAATTCCCCAAGGTACATCAATTATGATTAGCCAATGGGTAATGCACCGTCATCCAAAATATTTTGAAAATGCTGAAGCTTTTCAACCCGAACGTTGGACAGAAGAGTTAGAAAAACAACTGCCCAAAGGAGTGTATATTCCTTTTGGTGATGGGCCGAGAATTTGTATTGGTAAAGGTTTCGCGCAGATGGAAGCGGCTTTATTATTAGCGACTATTGCTCAAAGCTTCCAAATAGATTTAGTGCCAGGATACCCCATTGTGCCTCAGCCTTCAATTACATTACGTCCTGAAAATGGACTGAAGGTGGAAATCAAGCAAATAAAGTTGAAGGCTGCATCCGGTGCAGGGATTGTCTAA
- a CDS encoding alpha/beta hydrolase, with protein MTSLLMNWVSTLKINSLLLVLSTLLPILGINTSAKAAERVYLSYSVLEFSVSVTALENYAKKGIIDDELAIYQQYIPPQQFQELRSILITPVKSSPAVVSQFLSTPQGEFLLRRFTEVIQNKSPQTQPILDEMRSALILAVAESEGLTLLNLLRKYPANSIRIDLGRSFKIATELENLVQATNQAIATVTKKI; from the coding sequence ATGACTAGTTTATTGATGAATTGGGTTAGCACCCTGAAAATAAATTCGCTCTTATTAGTTCTGTCAACATTGTTACCAATATTGGGAATTAATACATCAGCAAAAGCAGCAGAACGAGTTTATCTTTCATATTCAGTTTTAGAGTTTTCTGTTTCTGTGACTGCTTTAGAAAATTATGCCAAAAAAGGTATTATTGATGATGAATTAGCAATTTATCAGCAATATATTCCTCCACAACAGTTTCAAGAATTACGAAGTATTTTAATTACCCCTGTAAAATCTAGTCCGGCGGTAGTGTCACAATTTCTTTCGACACCACAAGGAGAATTTTTACTCCGCCGTTTTACCGAAGTTATTCAAAATAAATCGCCGCAAACGCAACCAATATTAGATGAAATGCGTTCGGCGTTAATTCTCGCAGTTGCAGAATCAGAAGGATTAACGTTATTAAATCTGTTACGCAAATATCCGGCTAACAGTATTCGGATTGATTTAGGGCGTAGTTTTAAAATCGCCACAGAACTAGAAAATTTAGTTCAAGCCACTAATCAAGCGATCGCCACAGTTACAAAAAAAATCTAA